TCAAGGAGAAAGAGAATTAGTTAAAGATTGTATTTCATTATCTCGTTTTATTTTACAAGATATACAACCACAAAAAGCTGGATTAGTTCGTATTTTTGTAACATTTCAGGTTGATACAGATGGTTTAATTAATATTAAGGTTTTAGAAAAAAATAGTAACAAACAAAAATCTATACAAATTGATAATAATATTATATTAAAAACAATTAATGTTTCTGAAATAGTAGAAAATTCTTTAAAATATTCTAAAGATGATTATTATTTAAGAGTGAAAGAAGAAAAAAAAATTGAATCTGTACGTGTATTAAAAATTTTAGAGAATTCTTTAAAAAATCATAAAAATTTAATTACTTCAAAAGAACTAAATAAAATTACATTTTTTCAAGAAAAATTAAAAAAATCTATTAAAGATGATGATTTGTTTGAAATGAAAAAAAATTTAAAAAAACTAGATGAAGTGAGTAAAAATTTTTTTTCATTACAGTTAAAAAATGCTATTAATGATTCTTTTGTTATAGAAGAGGATATATAAATGCCTACAGTTCTATTTTTACCTCATAAGTTAATATTACCAAAAGGTGCTATATTACAAGCAGAAACTGGAGAAACTATATTAAATCTTGCTTTACGAAACGACATTAAATTAGAACATGCATGTGAGCAATCGTGCGCTTGTAGTACATGTCATTGTATTATACGAAAAGGTTTCTTTTCTGTTACAGGTTGGTCTGAAAAAGAAGACGATATTTTAGATAAAGCTTGGGGTCTCCAACCTGAAAGTCGTTTGAGTTGCCAAGCTATTATTGGAAAAATGAATATTGAAGTAGAAATTCCTTTATATAATTTGAATTATAATGCAAATGAATTTTAATATTTATTTTTTTTCATATATGTAAGGATTTAAATTGTCTTTAAATTGTATTTGAATAGGAGTGTTTTTAATTTTAAGAGCATTTTGAAAAAAGTTTATTAAATATTTTTTATATGATAAAGATAAATTTTTAACTTGAGTACCATGAATAATAATTTTTAATGGATTTGAATTTCCTACATGTGCATATTTTAATTTTATTCGTCTTCCTTTTATAATAGGTGGTTGATGTTTTTTAATTGCTTCATACATTGTTTGTGTTATTTTAGACGTGCTAATTTTTCTTGTAGATTCTTTATAAGATGAATAGACGGATTTAAATATTTGAAAAATACCTTTCTTGTACAAAGCAGAT
The DNA window shown above is from Buchnera aphidicola (Macrosiphoniella sanborni) and carries:
- the fdx gene encoding ISC system 2Fe-2S type ferredoxin yields the protein MPTVLFLPHKLILPKGAILQAETGETILNLALRNDIKLEHACEQSCACSTCHCIIRKGFFSVTGWSEKEDDILDKAWGLQPESRLSCQAIIGKMNIEVEIPLYNLNYNANEF